GCGCAATAGCTCCGGCTTCAAACGCTTGCTGTGTTTCAGTCATATATACCGTAGCCACAAAAACATTGTCACTGATTGCCGAAAGGACACCGTTGGCCGCAAAGAAAGCCACAAGCTGGTTCTGCCCTTCCATGTTCAGCACCCATTGAATAATCGGCGTAAACAAATGCTGGTCATGAATAACCGCAACGACGGCAAAAAATACGACCAGCAGCGCAGTAAACGGCAATGCTTCTTCAAACGCATGACCGATGCGCTTTTCTTCAGTAACCCCGTTGAAAGCAGTAAGCAGGATAATAATCATAAGACCAATAATACCTACTTCCGCCAAGTGCAGTGCCAGGGAGAAGATCAGCATAACGCCGCACAAAGCCATAACAATCAGGCGCACACGTCCGCGCATATTCCTGGCAGCATCTTTGACTTTTACATCATCTTCCATAACATTTCTCACAGATTCCGGAAGCTGGTAGCCGTACCCCCAGAACTTAGTAACTTCAAGGATAATGGTGGTCAGAAGACCAACGATCAATACCGGGATAGACACAGGGGCACATTGTATAAAGAAATCTACGAAGTCCCATTGCATAATGGAGCCAATCAACAGGTTCTGCGGTTCACCAACCAGTGTTATTGCTCCGCCCAGCGCAGTGCCCACAGCACCATGCATCATAAGATTACGCAGAAAACCACGAAACTCGTCCAGGTCCTCATGAAGTTTCTCATCAACACTATGGTCGTGATTAATGTCATACGTTTCGTATACTTTTTCGCTGGAAGCAAACTTGTGGAAGATGCTATAGAAACCATAGGCCACGGCGATAATCACTGCCGTTACGGTCAGCGCGTCCAAAAACGCGGAAAGAACCGCACCCAGTACAGCGAACAGGAATGAAAGCGCGACTTTAGAGTGTACTTTAGTAAGGAGCTTGGAAAACAGGTACACAAGACCTTCTTTCATAAAATAGATCCCGGCAACCATGAACATCAGAAGAAGAATAACCGGCAGGTTCATTTCAACCTCGTGATAGACCATATGAGGGTTAGTAAGTCCGAGCACAACGGCTTCGATCGCCAGAAGCCCACCGGCAGGAAGCGGATAACATTTTAACGCCATTGCCAGGGTAAAAATAAATTCGACAATCAACACCCACCCGGTAACGTACATACCGGCGGTAACCATCAAAATAGGGTTCAACACCAGAAAAGCAAGAATTGTTCTTTTGTACCAGTCCGGAGCATGACCCAGAAAATTTGCTCTGAATGCTTGTCCGATGCCCATTTGTTTCATATGTACTATCCTCCCAAGTGAAAATTAAAGATATAAAAAAGAGAGTACTCCAAAACGGAACTACTCCCCCCCAAGAAGTTCATATTACTTGCAGCCTGGCAATCATAGCAACTTACAAGCAACCTTAGACCCATAGCTTTAGCGTCCTTCACTTTCACGAAGTTTGCATCAACCTGTACAACTATATATTGTTATTTTTGCTTAAGCTTTTATATTATAACAGAAAATTATTCTTTTGAATACCCTGAATATATCCACTTTATGCTGAAGTGTCCAGGTATTTATCTTAAGTATTTTGTTTTTTAATATAATCCTTTAGCAAATCAGGCTATCTCTCAAAAATCTTCTTCCCCTTGACTTACAAAATAGTATTTTACTATTTTAAAGTTTTTACCCAAATATTCATATCTTCAAAACCGCCGCAAATATGGCAGTTGTTGATTAGTCTACCCCGATACATATACCCCAGCTTGCTTAAAGACCTGTTGATTCCAAGATTGTTAGCTCTTGAAAGGCTATATGCTGTAGCAAAGCCATTGCGTTTCAAGTGTGTTTCCAGTTGGAATATCAATTCGCTTAATATGTTTCTGCCTCTATACTTTGGATAAGTGGCGCAATCAGTTATTTCAGCGTTCATGTGTTGTTTGTCAAGATCCGCCGAAGCAATACTGATAATTTTTCCTTCTTCTTCCGCTACCATATACAAAATATGATCCTGCATGACTTTTTGAAGATACTCTCTGCTGAAAATAGGAGTTGGATAGGTTTCAAATGCCGTTTGAAAAAGCTGAATTATCTGGGGAATATCGTCCGGCACGGCCTGCCTTATCGTATAGTTTTTATTCTTAGTCAGCTCGAATTTATTGGTATTCTTAACGCAATAATCGATAATTCTGTTTTCTTTCTCCTCATAGAGTGAATTTTTGCGCTTCGTATCAAGAAAAAGGGACATACAAGTTGCATCCTCTCCCTGAAAAAAACCGTCGATAACCCCCTCTGCTACAAACCCACATTCCTCAAAGAGACTAAGATCTTGTTTATAACAATTCGCAATAATCTTACCCAGATTTTCTTTTTTGGAATAATCAATAATCTCTTTGATTATCAACTCAGACAAAAGAGAATGACTCAATATTTTAAGCCTTTTATTGCGATAATCCACGTACATGTCCACACCCGAAAAGTTTGTATATAAATTTTTACATTCGTCTTGATCTATATTCATGGAAGTCCTCCCTCTTGTTGAGTCTTACGTTTGTACTTGGAATCAAGCACACTTGTTCATCTCTGTATAACTTTTCTAATCCCCGGTATTCTTTATTCTTGAATTTACTGCACGTGCCGCATTTTCGGCACTGGTGCGTTTTATCCCGAGGCTCGCTATACGTGCAAATTACACCTTCATAATTTCTAAGAATGACCTTTTCAGGGGAATATGAAATCAAGTATTGTGGATTGACTGGGATCTTCCCCCCGCCTCCAGGCGCATCCACAACAAACTGTGGAATAGCTAGACCCGAGGTATGTCCACGCAGCATTTCTATGATTTCAATCCCTACAGAAACCGGAGTTCTGAAATGCTCTATTCCTTCTGAAAGGTCGCACTGATAAAGGTAATATGGTCTAATTCTGGAGCTTACCAGTTTCTGAACCAAATCACGCATTATATAGGGGCAATCGTTAATGTCTTTTAAAAGTACAGATTGGTTGCCAAGAGGAATTCCGGCATCTGCCAATTTCTCACATGCCATGCGAGCCTCAACTGTCAATTCCTTGGGGTGGTTAAAGTGAGTATTCAGCCAAATTGGATGATATTTTTTCAGCATTTTGCAGAGCGTATCGGTAATTCTCTGAGGCATGACAACTGGTGTTCTTGTGCCTATCCGTATTATTTCCACATGTTTGATTTCTCGTATTGATCTTATGATTGCTTCCAGCCTTTCATCAGAGAGGCATAAGGCGTCCCCT
This genomic stretch from Dehalobacter restrictus DSM 9455 harbors:
- the nhaB gene encoding sodium/proton antiporter NhaB; translated protein: MKQMGIGQAFRANFLGHAPDWYKRTILAFLVLNPILMVTAGMYVTGWVLIVEFIFTLAMALKCYPLPAGGLLAIEAVVLGLTNPHMVYHEVEMNLPVILLLMFMVAGIYFMKEGLVYLFSKLLTKVHSKVALSFLFAVLGAVLSAFLDALTVTAVIIAVAYGFYSIFHKFASSEKVYETYDINHDHSVDEKLHEDLDEFRGFLRNLMMHGAVGTALGGAITLVGEPQNLLIGSIMQWDFVDFFIQCAPVSIPVLIVGLLTTIILEVTKFWGYGYQLPESVRNVMEDDVKVKDAARNMRGRVRLIVMALCGVMLIFSLALHLAEVGIIGLMIIILLTAFNGVTEEKRIGHAFEEALPFTALLVVFFAVVAVIHDQHLFTPIIQWVLNMEGQNQLVAFFAANGVLSAISDNVFVATVYMTETQQAFEAGAIALEQYNKLAVAINMGTNIPSVATPNGQAAFLFLLTSALAPLIRLSYAEMVKLALPYAVVMTATGLLATMYLL
- the ablB gene encoding putative beta-lysine N-acetyltransferase, with the translated sequence MNIDQDECKNLYTNFSGVDMYVDYRNKRLKILSHSLLSELIIKEIIDYSKKENLGKIIANCYKQDLSLFEECGFVAEGVIDGFFQGEDATCMSLFLDTKRKNSLYEEKENRIIDYCVKNTNKFELTKNKNYTIRQAVPDDIPQIIQLFQTAFETYPTPIFSREYLQKVMQDHILYMVAEEEGKIISIASADLDKQHMNAEITDCATYPKYRGRNILSELIFQLETHLKRNGFATAYSLSRANNLGINRSLSKLGYMYRGRLINNCHICGGFEDMNIWVKTLK
- the ablA gene encoding lysine 2,3-aminomutase yields the protein MPRDYRDIPLWKDITTEQWQDWQWQIANRITGIDQLVQVVNLTQDERQGVEVSLKKLRMAITPYYAMLMNPNDAHCPIRRQAIPTVHETKISKFDSCDPLHETVDSPVPGLTHRYPDRVLLLITDQCSMYCRHCTRRRFAGHEDRALSQDNIKRAINYIRAHKEVRDVLLSGGDALCLSDERLEAIIRSIREIKHVEIIRIGTRTPVVMPQRITDTLCKMLKKYHPIWLNTHFNHPKELTVEARMACEKLADAGIPLGNQSVLLKDINDCPYIMRDLVQKLVSSRIRPYYLYQCDLSEGIEHFRTPVSVGIEIIEMLRGHTSGLAIPQFVVDAPGGGGKIPVNPQYLISYSPEKVILRNYEGVICTYSEPRDKTHQCRKCGTCSKFKNKEYRGLEKLYRDEQVCLIPSTNVRLNKREDFHEYRSRRM